Part of the Melopsittacus undulatus isolate bMelUnd1 chromosome 7, bMelUnd1.mat.Z, whole genome shotgun sequence genome is shown below.
ATACAAGTTTATTTACCAATATACAATGCAAAAACCTAGTAAAATGCTGAGTGTGCACAACATCAGTTAGGTTTTACATGACTTCAGCACAGACATTTGTGTGTCTGGCACAGCTATACCAGTACACCATTCAAATGAGTGCAACATTCCCTTTAAGGAAGCAGCTAGTGAGCTGAACATGCTCACCAGGTACCTTCCTTCACAGTATTTAATGTGATATCACTTAAGAGCAACTGGGGCACAtgcaaaaacattttgcaaGAAGAGAGTAAACTGAAAGGCCAAAAAAGTCCATTACGGTTGCAAAGAAACTTGATGCAGCCACCGCACAAGAGAATAATGGCAGAGTGCTTAGTCTGTGTGACTGACAAGGCAGTTTGTGGTCAAAGACTCGTGCAAACCTACTGACGCTGTTCTTAATGCTTGCTGGGACAGCAACAAAACATAAGGCAGGAGGGTTTGTATTCAGAACATTCTCTAACAAACCCTTCTGCACTGGCAGAGTGGAGATTAATGCTCCCTTGTTACCTGGTAAGCAAATATTGCTGTAAAACATCACTGTGATTGGACTGATCAAAGTAAACATACAGCATTAAAACAGACATATTGCTGCCTCTATCAGTAGCAGAAGACCAGTATTTTGAAGAGCTTATGGAGTGTCAGTTTTTCATAGGCTTACATCAATGCTGTCAGGAAAGATGCTATCATTAGTAGTATCTTCCATTAGAAAAGTCAAGAGCATAAGCATATAAAACACCTTTTCATTAGCAACATGAAGGCTAGGTTACTTGTACAGTACAGAAAGCACTTTCCAGATCAAGACAAGATACAGGTTGAGCTCTTTGCCATGTGTTTGCTCAGCCCCTTCACCACAGAAGAGAAGCAGTATAGCTCTAGTTAACTGCAGGATCAACATAACTGCATCTCAgcttaacaaacaaacaaacaaaaaaccagcaGCTCATAACAAAGGAATGCTTTGACTAAACCAGTTCCATGTGAAAACATggaacagcagcatcctctAGTGCAAGTCACCTTAAAAATTCAAAGCATAGCTGACAATGAGACATTGCTTCTAGGGAAGCCCTTTCCAAGGGACTAGTATTTGCTAAAGCAAACATTCACCACCTTAAATTTGCTTGCaagtataaaataaatattgataTCCATAtttcatacattaaaaatactttatttttacattcattttgaTGTTCAATAAGTTACGTCTAGCACCAATGAAACATTTTGGAGGGGCTGAGGCATTAAGAAACTACAAAGTGTAACTGCAGAGTTCACTTCAACATTTAAATGACTCATTGGTGCCTAGATACTGTCTTAAGTTATTGTTCAGATGGGCTTTAGACTATTGCTTCGGTTCCACTTGGATGTGCCACAACAGCGTAGAAATATAGAAATCACAGATctgaggaaaataataatagtaaaaaaaatagcttttaaactCCCAGCTACATGCAGAGTTGAGGCTCCAGAACATTAGCAGTAATGGGATGTTATGGCAGTCCAGGAACAAGGTACAGGAAGAACCAGATTGCATAACTAGAATGCCAGAAAGGCTGAGCATCCCTTCTGCAGGGGTCGGGCAGAAAATAACCAAGGGTTTATACCTTACGAACTTGTGTGCTTTTTGTACAGTGTACAGGGTTGAAATGATTCTTAGAGCTACTCAGCACATTGCAGTTAGTTCCACTGCTGCCAAAGAGAGACGGTTTTGTCTCAAGTATTCCACAACGAGCCATTTACAGGTAAGCCAAACAAAGTGTTACATCCAAGAGGACATGGCCCTTACTTTTTCTGAAGGGACAGAACATCAAACATCACAAgctcaaaagaaaaaggcactagagttttggttttctcttccttAGAAATGCTGGCTTTGTAATTGTACCCCTTTTATTCTAACCTCACTAGTAACACTATTCTGGTAATGCTGGATATGATACCTAAACCCCAGTTCCCATCAGTACACCTATGCCAAGTTGCAGAATTAATACTGGTTCAAGATTTTGTGGTATCCTCACTGACTACAGCCCAAAGCATCAAGGCAAGATGACCTTTCCAATCCTCACACCTGTTCTGGAGCCAGTCAAATTCCATGTTTTGGCACTCTTGCACTCCAGAAGACCTGCCCAACTGGCCTCTAGTCCCAGCTTCCTGCTCTTGACACAACTAGTGGAGAGGCTTAGGCAAGTACCACTGTGCTGTCTTCTACATGGCAACCACCGTATTTATTCATCTGGTTAAATACCAGCACGGGAATTTAAGGTTGAAACAAGCATAAAACTTTTCTAGTCCTTCAACATCTTCCCCCTAATTTAGTAGATCCTACTAACCCAGTGCTGTGGATCTGGTATGTCTTTCACTTGCAGTGTTATACCTGGCCAGAGGGTGCCTGTTGCAAGCACCCAGTTCAGACTGTAGTGTTAAGAGTTGGGGAAGTCACCTCTCCAGGTGTACTGTTCTCACCACAGAGAACTCTCACTCTCACTGTGAGTGGGCTGCACTCACAGTTCTCCTGCCATGTCAGTAACTTCAACATGTCTGGCCTGGTATGTTTCAAGGTACATGCAATCAGAACCCTGTAATGGCTTGAATACAGCTCTGCACTTCAGGAGCACATAAGCTGTGAGCTTTGACCTCATCTGTGTCACTTCTCTCATTGGGTTTTAAAGCCCAGTCTCAGTGATAACCTTTTTAGACTCACTCCCTTTCCTTGTACCTCCCAAAGTTCAGGAGGAGGTAGCAGCTACACCTCCCCAGCCCATAAAAGCTCAGAAGTTACAGGCACTGAATGAGGAGTAGGCTCCTCCAGCAAGAGGGAATGGTGATTCTGTTGCCTGAGGCTCCCACCTACTGACAAACGACTCACTCCCCATCTTTCCAAAACCCATTTCTGGCCCAAATCAGCCCCTTGACAGTGGTACTGACCCCACACAGCACCACAGCTGCTCATACTCCTGCAACTTTGCTATTCATTAGTGAACATCAAAGCTTCAGTGGGGTCTGTTTCATTCAAACCTCAATGTCAAAGCTGCGTCTGGATCAACTGGGAACAAAGGCAGCTCTTCAAGAACCCTTTCCACAGCACAAGTACCTGAAGGCATCTCACCTACTGCATTTCTTCCCCTCCACTCACTGCCTTTTCTCATGCCTGCTGCATTCCTGACAGAAACTCACCCACTGTCCCAGGCTTGGCTGTAGTTACTAAGGAGAATGTTCTGAAAGCTTAGCACTGGTCACCTGGAAGCACATTTGGAAGCTTCACTTTCCTGCCAGCATTACACcaaaaaagacaacaaaggGAGAAGACAGTTTCCAGCAAATGAAACTATCTCCCACCTTCAAACGAAAGTAAGGATTACACCGATACTCATTTATCCAGCAGCAGGGAGTAAGTAACTACTCTGAGACTACTGGAATTGAGTAAGTTCACGTGAAAGAAATCTGACTGAATAATGTACCAAAAGCAGTGAAATCCAATGCAGAAGTTTCACAATTATTTCCATGATCCAAAGCAAAAGTCCATTTGAACCATGGATCACGAATACTGAGGGGGTTTATGCATTCgcatttctgttgctgttaaTTTTAAGTGACGTGATTTCTGTATctctggggagggaaggaaaaactaACGGAGTCCTTGAGGCTCTAATGTGTCTCTGCTGTGTACTTTCAGATCAGCTGAGTTTCAGGAAGCGTCCCTAGATATCCAACCACTTTCTGTTAGAAAgtttaaaatccttttcttcaGTACCTTGTCTAAGTAACTGGGAAGGCGACTCTTGGAAGGAATTCCTTGTCTTTTTTGAAGATGGTCTTTAATGATTATAGTTTTTACAGTCACATAACGTGCAGGACTCAGATTTAGAGAGCTGCAGAGCACCTTTTCCCTGTCTGATAAGAGTTCAAAGCCAGGCAGGTTTTCAATGGCAGCAAATTCACCCTCTTTTCcatcttccttccctctctttgAGCTCGCTATGTTTTTgttctccttcctcttttcccGTTTATGCCTGGCTGCCTCATATTCTGCCGACTCTTCCATTTTGGTGATCCCATTCCGACGGTACCGCTGCAGCTCCCGAATCTTTGCTCGGAGTATCCTCTCCTTGTGCATGTTCTCAAAGAAGTCTTCAAACTCCTTACAAGACATGAACTGGTACAGAGGCCTCAGTTTCAGCCTCAGCTCCTTCTCCTCTTTAGTGATCTTTCGTTTGGGAGCTTTCTCCTTGTCCTTTTTATCCTTCCCCAGAAAGGCCGGTACCAAGTTATAGTCTCGTGCAATGTTCTTCCGCCGCTGCCTCTCCTTGAGCTTCCTCACGTACATGTCTACATGAGCTCTTTTCAACTCTATCTCCACATCGTCATCGTCGTAGTTCACCGAGAGGCCGCTGATGAGGGTCTCCGCATCCTGATCGTATTCGATCTCGTAGTCATCCCGCAGCGGCATGTACccgagctgctgctgctctgccacagtTATGTCCAGTGGTGGCAGCGGTGTGGTCAGGCTGGGGGACAGCGGCCCCCCGCTGGGACACGTGTGATCCGTCACTCGGTTCGGGATCGTGTCAGGGATGCAGGCTTTTCCCAGGTTGCCATGAATGTACATGCTCACATAGTGCTCCATCACCTCCTGGGGTGTTCGGGATGCTCCCACATGAGTAGCCATGTCCTCCTAAATGGTACATAAGGAAAAGTGATCAAATGATTCCTGTTACGTCTCCAGCATAACATGCACTCAGGGAAGAGCCTGACTTCTTCCCTGCTCCTCAAAAGCCAACTCATAGTACTTAAGCCTTTCCACCAGTGCTGAAATTAGCTACATTTCCATCAGATGTGTGTTTTTAGGTCAAGTATTTACAAGTGCAGAGGTGCACACTGGCCATGAAAGCAGCACCAGAAGCAGCATCAAGGCAAACTGCATCAGATCCTCAAGCTACATAACACCACCAAGATACTGGAGCCATATGGTGATTTCTGAGCATACATCACTTGGAAATCCAGCTCACCATCACTAGGAAGCTTTCTGAGTTCCAGGCCACCACCAAGATCACCGCATCATTTGGATTTTACTCATTTATATCACATTGCTGAGGTGCTTTTAGAGCAATAAAGAAATACAGTCAGAAAGATAATATTTACTCTTTTATAGCTGGTTAAGATCTAAACCAAGGTACAAGAATCATAAACTTTAAGATTTTGAAGAAGTCTTTATGTTCAATAAAACAAACTATGATCAAGTATCAATTACGGAATCAggttaaaatgctttttactgctattctttaaaaatgaacatgTACTGACACGAAAAGCAAGCAGCAAGCTCACAGCTGGGACACAGAATGGTTAAtgttggaaagtaccttaagatcatctagttccaactcccctgccatgggcaggaacacctcacaccagaccatgtcacccaaggcttcatccaacctggccttgaacactgccagggatggagcattcacagcttctccgtgcaacccattccagtgcctcaccaccctcacagtaaagaacacaCTGAAGGCACAGACCGAACACTGTGCAGCATCAGGTGCAAGCTCTGTCACACACGGGCTGAGGGAGCGGCAGTGCCTCAGCTCACGGCACCACAGGTCCGCCAAGGCGAGCGGTCCTGAGGAGCTCCTTTCCGCGGCGGGTCTCACAGGGGCCCGAGCACCCACCCCAGCCCGGAGGCTCAGCGGGCACCCCCCGCAGCCTCCCCTCAGGCCCGCCGGGAGCCGCTCGCTCGCTGTCAGGCGGCCGGGACCCCGCGGACCTTGGCCCTTACCCAGTTGCCAAAGCCGAACTGCTCGATGGcgtccagcagcagctgctcctccCGGCTGCTCCAGCCGCCCTCGGCCTCGGCGCCCCAGAGGGTGAAGCGGCCGCCGTCGACGAGCTGGTAGCCGTGCCATCGGCGGTGCGGGCCGATCTCGGCGCCCGCCGAGAAGCAGTCGGGGCAGAGCTCGATGTCGGCGCACTCGGTGCAGCGGAAGCGCAGCGGGCTCACCTCAGCCAGGCAGTACACGCAGTACTTCTTCCCCAGTTCCGCCATCTTACCCCGCCCGCCGACAGGCCGCGCGCACGCGCCGGCACGCCCCCCCACCGGCCTTGCCAATGGCAGAGCGCCCGGCAGGCGGAGCCCTGCTAcaggcagccaatgggagaggaGGGCTCGGCCCTCCTCTCGGCCTCCCTGCCAATGGGGACAGCGCGCCTGGGCACGGGGGTATTAAAACGAATGAAGGGCTATGATTGGCAGGCAGGGACCCGGCTTCCTTGCCCGCGACCAATCGAAAAGGCGACCCAGAGCAACCCCGCCGCTGATTGGCCAGTTCCGGCGGGGGGAGGCGAGGCCGAGCCGGCGCcatggggagagaggggaggggcCACGCCGGCCGCGGAGCCGAGTCCCGTTGCCCGGGCAACAGGGGAAGCGGCAGCAGTGCGGCCGAGGAGGCTGCGGCGGGGCCGGCGTGGGTCTGAGCGGAGCCAGCGGGGAGCAGGAGCCCTGCgacatcagggctgcaggagcaggcagggctccTGGAGCCATCACAGCCGCACGTCGCGGCCGGACCGCCGGGGCCCTCGCCGCTGTGCCGAGGAGCGAAGGCGAACACACTGAAGAGGCCCCGGTCTCTCCGGTGCCGGCTGCTCCCCGCGGGGCTCCGCAGATCGCGGAGGAGCGGGCGGCGGCAGGACAGAGCCAGCCTGCAGCGACAGGAGGTCGGGCTGCCACGGGCGAAGCGCCGCTGTGTGTCCGTAGGCTGCCGGGGGAGCGGTAGGCCCGGGCCTCGGCCTAGTGTTCCATCGCCTAACATCTCCCCCCTTGGGAAGTAACCACCACAAGAGTTACAATGGTTTTCTCCCCTTGAAGCTTTAAAGAGAAGCAATTATGAAGACATACGGGAATTTCCTGTAATTCTGACATGCTGCTTTTTGGTGAGTTTTGCAGAATAAACTGCACAGGCACTCCTGAAAAAGCCTTTTCTAAGTGACATGTCAGTATTATGTATTCAGTGATTACAGTAGCTACTCATTTTGAATGAAGTGATACACGTCCCAGTCTTCAACAAAAAAAGCCTCATTCAAACTTCCACACTTTTAAAAAACCATTTTAGCAAACTGTCCTTTAAGGCTATGGCAACACTGTGTAAATAGAGCACTCACCATAACACTAACTCAAATCCTGATCCTGCCTCCTTCTGTATAGATTTCATAACTTGGTGTTGGCTTCATCTGCACACTAAATGTACCTTATTCTGGGCACAGCCTAAGCAGGAGGTTTCATAGATGTGGCTGAGAACTGGAGAGAACCTTGTTGTCAATACCTGGCACAACCTGCACGCAGCCAGTGTTCTACGAAAGCACTAAACTGTTCAGCCATTCTGTAAATACACTTGGCTGCCAAGTTTGCCTTGGGGGTGCACAGGAAGAAAGGCTTATTACTTTAAGAACTGTTTCCATagtataaatacatacataaatctTACAAGTCAAAGCTACATTATTTTTTGGCTTTCAGCTTTTACAGCTTTAGGGGGCACtcagcctcttcctcctcattcATGGTGTGTGAAGAGGCAGAGCTCAGTACACCCATCACTGTGTCAGTCCTCTCTGCACTGCTCAACtagaactgaaaaaagaaggctgaagGAAAAGTGGAGAAGAGCAACAAACATCTACACATTTATGTATGCACAGCCCACAGAGCTTTAGTTACAGGAAGCAGCTTCCTGTTTCCAAACAGTTCTTTAAACTCCAGTTCCCCCATGAGAAAGATTGAGCCCACtcaaaaaaaggggaaaagaaacaagaaaaaaaccctaataaaAAAGACATAAAGAAACACCAAAATCAGTACCTTTCATCTTGAGCCTTGTTAGCAAAAGTGAGATCTTCTCCTGCTCAAAGAGTGGCTGTTCGCAAAAGTCCAGTACTCTCCTGGTATTCCATGGAACTGCTTTCATCAATAATAAATGTTGATCAGTGGTCTCCCGTTCCTAAACATTACTGCCAGCAAAACTCTTGTGCTTCTTGTTGCTTTTGACTTCAGACATACAGACCTTCTCTAGCTTCTTTATCACTATTAAGCAATATATGTAGCCAGATAAAGCATGGAGAAACAGGGGAAGTAAATCTTCAATGCTTTTCATTGCTACATGTTTGACATCTGGAGAAAGCAAAAATTTAAGATGCAAATGATGCTGATTAGTATATTCCCTGaactatttccactgaaataaatactaCAAAAACATTTGCTTAAACTTCACACACTGTCCCCAGCACTTCTTTTCTTAAGGCTGAGTTGTGGACACACTGCTACCCTACCCTTTCAAAGCACCCTGAGGATGAAGATCAATGATTCCTCCATTGTtctcctatatatatatatatataggagaACATTCCATCAGGAAGCAGTAAAGACAAACGTATTTCCTCGTATCGTCTGTTACCATGCAGGAAAGTATTTAGCTTCTCTTCAAACAGACTGGAATTTATATTGGGAAAACAGGTAAAGTTTTGAGCAATTTTATGCAACTCTTCTAATGTATACAACATAAAGCTCTATTGACATCGAATTGGTATAGGCTTATATGAAGCAATtctgattttatgttttaatcCTGCAAATCAAACAGTAAAATCCTTCAGTAAAAAGGAAGTGAGACACACATTTACTAGAGGAACTAGAGCTGTGGCAGCCAAGGCTGTGTTCCCTGTGTAGTCCTGTTGCACAGgtactgttttctctctcctttcatCTTTGACTTGGTGCTTTAACCTCTTTGCATTTCCACTTTAATCTCTGAAGTTATGCGTATgtaagtattaaaaaaaccacTGCCTTGAGCACAAAAATGCCTTGTGATTATGAAACCTACAATAACccaaggtttctttttttaaaacaaaagagaaggtaTTGGAGCATTTGGGTTCTGCAGATCTCACAAAGATATCTTTTACATACTTTTTTCATGTTCTATTAGATCTCAGACTTACTTCACAGAAAGGCATATGAAATGGATGAAACCATGGACACCCTGCCGTAAGCACCAAATCTTCTAAATGTCACATGTAATGTAACAGGTATTTTAACATGAGAACTTGGAAAGCATCACCAAAAAATCCTCCACCTCCAATACTCAATGTCACAGGTCCTGATCTGGGACAGACTCAAACTGCTAAAGAAGcctctgaagaaacagaaaggtaGTTGAATTTTTCATGCCTGAATTCCACTGGCCACAGGTAAGATAACTTTACATGACTTTATTTAACAAAACCATATATTTACAGTTGAAAAAAGTTCCAGTTTGACACACATATCTAACCGAAACAAACTCGATTAACTACATAAAACCAATTTAAATATGATGTACAGGAGATGTATCAACAGTTCTTTACATGTCATTCCAGGTTTCAAATAATTCAAAAATAAGCTGTTAGAAGGTACCTTTttgtaaaaaaggaaattctttactcaATGAAGTAATGTCAATGATTGATTGCTGACTGAAGTTGCAGAACAGCTTTATTATAAAGTGCAGGTCGTACACAATTCCAAACCTGGTTGAAGATTTCTGGTTTCTCTGATCTGCTGCATGTACTTGCAGGTATTTGCAGACTCCTGATGTATTgcagcagttttattttccctcaaaCCCATGAAGACAAGGAAGTTTGCTTGATGGGGACACTTactcagtgaaagaaaatctcATGCATCTTGTTACAGATACCATGAAGCACCTGAACAATAAAATtgtcatttttttaatgcaatccCTGAATTTATTACAGAATTCTTCCTTAATAGCTAATGAAGAGTTTTGGTATGCTGCAAGAGACTTGAAAAGCTCAGTGGTAGGTCTATGCCCTCACTACTCATCTCTGGTTTTATCAAAATTCAAGCGTTATCTTCAAATCAAGTTGCTGAGAAGTTGCAACAATGGCATCTTTAGGCAGGTGATTgctttttcaaatgtatttagtTTGAAACAAACTGTGCAAAGCTCCTTATtgcattgcttttcttcattaaagAACATACCTTATATACACAAAGAAAtcatttagaaaatatatacatcttctaagaacagaaagacTAAATcacaaaccaaaaataattacattagCAAGTAACAAACAGTGCACAAGTGTTGCAGCAGGCCTTTTTCCCCACAGCTATGCCCATTTTCACTGTTACATTCAACATCTttttgagaagaggaaaaggagaacagGCTGTCAATGGCTGCAAAGATACCTAGGAGCTAAAGAATGCATTTTAACTGGACAAATGAGCCACACTTGTAGACTagctttaaaaggaaatataaatctAGTTGCAATGAAGACTTAAATCACAAAGCCAGTTACAGTACCACCTAAAAATGTAGACTGAGGAAAAAGTTGTGTCTGTGTTGAGGAAACCATTTACAAGCATAGTGCAAGTGTTTTGGGTGGTAGGCCTCTCATATCCTTCATGGAAAGGCATATTGTAGTAAaagtaacatttaaaaacacttaCTGACCGTCCAGCTTTCTTATTGCACTTCAAAGCAATGTAGCATACAAGTACTGGTCAATGAAGGACTAAAGCTATACAAATTCTGGGAGAATTAATGTGTTTCACAGCAACACCTTGATGTCTATTTTTAGTAAGTGATGATCTAAGAGAAGTCTTATGGAGGAATTAAGATGGCCAACAAAAACCCACATCCATTACGCCAGGTACACAAAGGGGACAGGAAAAGAGGCCAGTGAGGTATCAGACTGTCAAGCTGCATTTGCATGACACATTGTTCAAAGTGATTATGAGCCCTCACTTACCAGGGAATGttgctttccctctttttcATATTACTATCAAGCTATCCCTCGCAGAAACAATGTTTATACTGAAGGACAGTAGTTTCATTATGTCCCACAGTCCTTTACGTGATGAGTTGAGCAGTGTGCAACTATTTTCATTCACACAATGCTGAAATCTCAGTGTAAAACAGACTGAAGAGAATTGGGAAACCGCTGACCATACAGCTAGAGGATTTAGTAACACCTGTTTACAGTTAACACAAATATTGCTCCAGTTAGTTTCCCTTTTCAATGATCATCATTAgttataaaacagatttttcactATACAATAAACATTCTTGTAAATCAGAGGCTCTCATGATTTACAGTCTGACATCCATGTGAATGCAGAGGGGAGCTAAGCTGGATAACAACACAGTTTGCTGCCTCTGTAACTTTCTCCCATGTCTGAGAGGCTGGATAAAATGCTAGGAAGTGACAGCTTGTACTTATCCTGATGGTATTTGTCTGGCACATTCCCCAATAAACGTCTGTCACTTGTCACTACATACAGATCAGCTCCACATAACACTTTCTCACTATGGCAGTAGCAGCAGCTTCAGGAGATCCTACAGAgccttttctttgcagcagcaaagctggctTACACAACTTCTCCCTTAAACCCTTCCCCCTCGATTTTGCCAGtgagcagagctgggtttaGGTAAGAATGAAACTTACTTTTGACCACTTCTCAGTTCATCTGCTCAGCCCACTGTTTTATCAGCATGACTGGAGAGATGGCACAGGAGTAAGTA
Proteins encoded:
- the TADA2B gene encoding transcriptional adapter 2-beta; the protein is MAELGKKYCVYCLAEVSPLRFRCTECADIELCPDCFSAGAEIGPHRRWHGYQLVDGGRFTLWGAEAEGGWSSREEQLLLDAIEQFGFGNWEDMATHVGASRTPQEVMEHYVSMYIHGNLGKACIPDTIPNRVTDHTCPSGGPLSPSLTTPLPPLDITVAEQQQLGYMPLRDDYEIEYDQDAETLISGLSVNYDDDDVEIELKRAHVDMYVRKLKERQRRKNIARDYNLVPAFLGKDKKDKEKAPKRKITKEEKELRLKLRPLYQFMSCKEFEDFFENMHKERILRAKIRELQRYRRNGITKMEESAEYEAARHKREKRKENKNIASSKRGKEDGKEGEFAAIENLPGFELLSDREKVLCSSLNLSPARYVTVKTIIIKDHLQKRQGIPSKSRLPSYLDKVLKKRILNFLTESGWISRDAS